From the genome of Novosphingobium sp. P6W:
TCCTGCTGCGGGCAGAGGGCCGCGCGGTCGGTGTGGGGCTTCGGCATGGGGCTGAGGTGCAGGCGCTGCTCGACCTAGCACAGTGGTTCGCCGAGAGCGGCGGGATTGCTGCGGGTCGCATGGTGCGCCATGCCGCCCCCCTGCCGGACTGGGCCAGCGGAAGTGCGCAGCCTGCGCCGCCGAAAACCGCTTTGGCGCCCGGGAAGCACGAACTGGGCACGGCCTATGGCCTGCCCTTCGGCCGCCTGAAAGCGCAGACCCTTATCCAGCTCGCACAGACGCCCGGTGTCATGGGAATACGCACCACACCCTGGCGCATCCTTGTAGCGGAGGGCGGGGCACCGGGTGAGGTCGACGGTCTGTCGATCAACCCGCACGAACCCCTGCTGCGCGTCGACGCCTGCCCCGGCATGCCTGAATGCCCGCAGTCCAGCGTGGAGACGCGGACGCTCGCCCGCAGGCTGGCGCAGCATGTCGCGGGCCGGCTCCACGTTTCCGGCTGCGCCAAGGGCTGCGCCCATTCCGGTGCGGCCGATGTGGTGCTGACCGGACGCGGGGGCGCTTACGATCTTTGCCTTGGCCAGCGTGCCGGTGCCCCGCCGCTTCGTGCGGGCCTGGATATCGACAGCCTCATCGCCCACTTCGGAGCCGCCTGATGCCTTATGACTACGAAAAGGACGGCGCGGCGATCTACCGCCAGTCGTTCGCCATCATCCGTGCCGAGGCAGATCTGGCGCACTTCGACGCCGAGGAAGAACCCGTTGCGGTGCGGATGATCCATGCGGCGGGCATGGTGGAACTGGCGCGGCACATCCGTTTCTCGCCCGGTTTCGCCGTGGCCGCGCGCGCCGCGCTGGCCGCTGGTGCCCCGATCCTGTGCGATGCGCGGATGGTGGGCGAGGGTATCACTCGCGCGCGCCTGCCTGCGGGCAACCGGGTGATCTGCACCTTGGGCGATGAAGCTGTTCCGGACATGGCGCGGGCGATGGGCAATACCCGTTCCGCCGCCGCGCTGGAGCTGTGGCGGCCTCATCTATCCGGCGCACTGGTGGCCATCGGCAATGCGCCGACTGCGCTGTTCCATCTGCTCAACATGCTGGACGACCCTGCCTGCCCACGCCCCGCCGCGATCATTGGCTGCCCGGTGGGCTTCGTCGGCGCGGCGGAATCCAAGGACGCCCTGTGGCAGGCGCTGCCGGTGCCCGGATGCATCGTCGCGGGGCGATTGGGTGGTAGCGCGGTGACGGTGGCGGCGGTCAACGCCCTGGCGAGCCGCGCGGAATGAAGGACACGGGAACGATCGGGACGATCCACGGCGTGGGGCTGGGCCCCGGCGCCATGGACCTGATGAGCGTGCGGGCCGACAGGCTCGTGCGCGGGGCCCGGCAGGTGGCTTATTTCCGCAAGGCTGGCCGGTTCGGCCATGCGCGGCGAACCGCCGAGGGGATGCTGCGGCCCGACGTCGTCGAAATCCCGATGGAATACCCGGTGACGACTGAAATCCCGTTCTCCGACCCGGAGTACAACGCCTGCCTCTCGGCCTTCTACGCCCGTTGTACCGAGCAGTTGCTGGAAGCCGCCGGTAACGGCGAGGATGTGGTGGTCCTGTGCGAAGGTGACCCCTTCTTCTACGGGTCTTTCATGCACCTGCACAGCCGTCTTGCGGGGCGGGCTCCGGTGGAGGTGGTGCCAGGCATCACCGGCATGGCGGGGGCCTGGAATGCCACCGGCCTGCCGATCACCTGGGGCGATGATGTGCTGACCGTGGCCATGGCGACCCTGCCGGAGGAGGAACTGGTGCGGCGCATCCGCGATACCGATGCGCTGGTGGTGATGAAGATCGGCCGCAACCTGCCCAAGCTGCGCCGCGCCGTTGCCGCCGCCGGGCGCGAGGACGGGGCGTGGCTGGTCGAACATGCCGCCATGCCCGGGCAAAGCGTAACCCGGCTTGCCGACGCGCAAAGCGTGACGCCCTACTTCGCGATCCTGCTGATCCACGGGCAGGGCCGCCGGCCATGAGCGGCTGGATCGCCATCGCCGGTCTTGGTCCGGGCGACGAGGCACTGGTGACGCCGCAAGTCGATGCGGCGCTGGCAGAGGCGACCGACGTGGTCGGTTATGGTCCTTACGTCGCGCGGGTAAGGCCGCGCGAAGGGCTGGTGCTGCACCCGTCCGACAACCGGGTCGAACTGGACCGGGCCGCGCTGGCGCTCGATCTGGCGGCGCAGGGACGGCGCGTGGTCGTCGCTTCGTCGGGCGATCCGGGGGTCTTCGCCATGGCTGCCGCCGTGTTCGAGGCGCTGGAGGCCGGGCCCGAGCATTGGCGCGCGCTGGACATCCAGGTTCTGCCGGGTATCACCGCAATGCTGGCGGCATCGGCCCGCGCCGGCGCGCCGCTGGGCCACGATTTCTGCGCGATCAACCTGTCTGACAACCTCAAGCCCTGGCCGGTGATCGAGAAACGCCTGCGTCTGGCGGCCGAGGCGGACTTTGCGATGGCGTTCTACAACCCCCGGTCACAGGCGCGGCCGGACGGGTTCGCCCGCACGCTGGCGCTTTTGCGAGAGGTCTGCGGGGATGAACGGCCAATCCTTTTCGCCCGCGCGGTGACTACGCCCGACGAAACCCTGCGCATCGTCTCGCTGGGCGAAGCGCGGCCGGAAATGGCCGACATGCGCACGATGGTGATCGTCGGTTCGAGCCGGACCCGGATCATCGAACGACCGGGCGCGCCGATCCTCTACACACCGCGCTCCGTGCTGGGGCAGGCATCGTGACCAAGCCAGCGAATAACGTCCTGCGGGCGCTGGAATTCGCGCCGTTCGGGCAGGGCGGGGCGATCGATCATCAGCACCGGGAGGCCCAGTTGCCGCGCTGCGACCAGTTTCGCGCTGGCCCCGCTGCCGCCGGCGTTCTTGCACACGATGAGGTCTATGGCGTGCGTCCGCAGCAGATCGCGATCGGTCTCGGCCAAGAAAGGGCCGCGGTCCACCACCAGGCTGTGGTCGGGCAGGGCGGGGGGATGCTCAGGCGCATCCACGAAGCGCAGCAGGTAATGGTGCTGGGGCTGCGCACCGAAAGCATCGACGTGCATTCGCCCCAACGCCAGCATGATGCGGCGTCGCGGCCCCTTGAGCGCCTCGATAGCATCGCCAAGTCCGGGCACGCGCGTCCAGCGATCGCCGGCTTCGGGCTGCCACGCGGGACGGGTGAGCGCGGCAAGGGCCGTGCCGGTCAGCGCTGCGGCGGTAACCGCATTGGCGCTCATCTTCGCCGCGAAGGGATGCGTGGCGTCAACAAGGTGAGTGATGCGATGTTCACGCAGATACGCCGCCAGCCCGAGCACTCCGCCGAAGCCGCCTGTGCGCATGGCAATGGGCTGTGTGCGCGGACTTTCGGTGCGGCCCGCGTAGCTGAAGATCGCGGCTATCCCGTATTCTGCCAGCAGCAGGGCAAGCCTGCTCGCCTCGGTCGTGCCGCCCAGCAGCAGGACGTTGGGTTTGACTGACATGAATTCCCCCTCCCCCTGGTTGACGATCGTCGGCATCGGCGAGGACGGCGCCTCCGGCCTGTGTGCGGCGAGCCGGGCGGCATTGGCGCAGGCCGATCTGGTGATCGGGCCGCCGCGCCACCTTGCGCTTCTGGGGCCGGTTAGCGCTGCCTGCATCGAATGGCCAGTGCCCTTCGCGCAAGGGATAGAACAAGTGCTTGCCCACCGGGGCAGCAAGGTGGTGATGCTGGCATCGGGCGATCCGTTCTGGTTCGGCGCAGGCTCCAGCGTGACGCGCCATCTTGAGGGGAGCGAGTGGACGGCCTATCCGGCGCTCTCCACGTTCGCCTTGGCGGCGGCGCGGCTTGGCTGGGCGATACAGGACACGGC
Proteins encoded in this window:
- a CDS encoding cobalamin biosynthesis protein CobG, whose protein sequence is MMAGDGLLVRVKPRLGRLTPAQAAGLAEAALACGSGSLDITRRANLQIRGVSEETWPGLLDRLLALGLIDADGADESSRNILVSPEWTPGDDTHRIAAALHERLGELPALPGKVGFVIDAGAAPLLSGEPGDFRIDRGSQGALLLRAEGRAVGVGLRHGAEVQALLDLAQWFAESGGIAAGRMVRHAAPLPDWASGSAQPAPPKTALAPGKHELGTAYGLPFGRLKAQTLIQLAQTPGVMGIRTTPWRILVAEGGAPGEVDGLSINPHEPLLRVDACPGMPECPQSSVETRTLARRLAQHVAGRLHVSGCAKGCAHSGAADVVLTGRGGAYDLCLGQRAGAPPLRAGLDIDSLIAHFGAA
- a CDS encoding precorrin-8X methylmutase; its protein translation is MPYDYEKDGAAIYRQSFAIIRAEADLAHFDAEEEPVAVRMIHAAGMVELARHIRFSPGFAVAARAALAAGAPILCDARMVGEGITRARLPAGNRVICTLGDEAVPDMARAMGNTRSAAALELWRPHLSGALVAIGNAPTALFHLLNMLDDPACPRPAAIIGCPVGFVGAAESKDALWQALPVPGCIVAGRLGGSAVTVAAVNALASRAE
- the cobI gene encoding precorrin-2 C(20)-methyltransferase — encoded protein: MKDTGTIGTIHGVGLGPGAMDLMSVRADRLVRGARQVAYFRKAGRFGHARRTAEGMLRPDVVEIPMEYPVTTEIPFSDPEYNACLSAFYARCTEQLLEAAGNGEDVVVLCEGDPFFYGSFMHLHSRLAGRAPVEVVPGITGMAGAWNATGLPITWGDDVLTVAMATLPEEELVRRIRDTDALVVMKIGRNLPKLRRAVAAAGREDGAWLVEHAAMPGQSVTRLADAQSVTPYFAILLIHGQGRRP
- the cobJ gene encoding precorrin-3B C(17)-methyltransferase, which gives rise to MSGWIAIAGLGPGDEALVTPQVDAALAEATDVVGYGPYVARVRPREGLVLHPSDNRVELDRAALALDLAAQGRRVVVASSGDPGVFAMAAAVFEALEAGPEHWRALDIQVLPGITAMLAASARAGAPLGHDFCAINLSDNLKPWPVIEKRLRLAAEADFAMAFYNPRSQARPDGFARTLALLREVCGDERPILFARAVTTPDETLRIVSLGEARPEMADMRTMVIVGSSRTRIIERPGAPILYTPRSVLGQAS
- a CDS encoding cobalt-precorrin-6A reductase; translation: MSVKPNVLLLGGTTEASRLALLLAEYGIAAIFSYAGRTESPRTQPIAMRTGGFGGVLGLAAYLREHRITHLVDATHPFAAKMSANAVTAAALTGTALAALTRPAWQPEAGDRWTRVPGLGDAIEALKGPRRRIMLALGRMHVDAFGAQPQHHYLLRFVDAPEHPPALPDHSLVVDRGPFLAETDRDLLRTHAIDLIVCKNAGGSGASAKLVAARQLGLPVLMIDRPALPERREFQRPQDVIRWLGHDACPSTERGV